Proteins encoded together in one Lathyrus oleraceus cultivar Zhongwan6 chromosome 5, CAAS_Psat_ZW6_1.0, whole genome shotgun sequence window:
- the LOC127082197 gene encoding S-adenosylmethionine decarboxylase proenzyme: protein MAVSAIGFEGFEKRLEISFSAPGLFSDPQGRGLRSLTKSQLDKILAPAECTIVSSLANEDVDSYVLSESSLFVYAYKFNLKTCSAHDHLTKSCQQNHCNVQTCINMNRSRSNVLTTMDITSNHKHYVKQNLGFDKPSI from the coding sequence ATGGCAGTTTCTGCAATTGGTTTTGAAGGTTTCGAAAAGAGGTTGGAAATATCCTTTTCTGCTCCAGGACTTTTCTCCGACCCTCAAGGAAGGGGATTAAGATCTCTCACAAAATCCCAATTGGACAAGATTCTTGCACCAGCTGAGTGCACCATTGTTTCTTCCCTTGCAAATGAGGATGTTGATTCCTATGTTCTATCTGAGTCCAGCCTTTTTGTTTATGCCTACAAATTCAACCTCAAAACCTGCAGTGCACACGACCACTTGACTAAATCCTGCCAGCAAAATCATTGTAATGTCCAAACCTGCATCAACATGAACAGAAGCAGATCAAATGTGCTAACAACAATGGACATCACAAGTAATCACAAGCATTATGTTAAGCAGAATTTGGGATTTGACAAGCCATCAATCTAA